One stretch of Schlesneria sp. DSM 10557 DNA includes these proteins:
- a CDS encoding IS1380 family transposase: protein MKTIIRKKIESRQRRIEGRLDKLNYPADMSKPMMRRPSPQFELSDRAVGTAYGGIGLIHQFVKELGLPVAIDQRLHLFKVHLPYHESDHVLSLAYNALCEGRCLEDLELRRQDEAYLNLLGATRIPDPTTAGDFCRRFQQEHLSSLQDAFDATRLKVWAGQPASFFDCARIDADGSLVETGAECKQGIDITYKGQWGYHPLAVTLANTGEVLRLKNRPGNRPSHEGAAEQLDESIALCRRAGFRKIVLRGDTDFSQTKYLDGWNSQTDVTFVFGYDCKATLVDQVNDLPETSWKQLSRPPRYEVKTSPRAKPEPVKQRIVEERGFKDIHLFREWVAEMPYRPAACQQDYRLIVVRKDLIVSEPRQGLLFDDYRHFFYITNDKTLTAEEVVFSANDRCQQENILAQLNAVRSLHAPVDNLTSNEAYMLMTSLAWNLKAWLALRLPVSKGRWQPRHQEQQTKLLRMEFRTFVNYWLRIPCQVLTTGRRLILRSLAWNSWQSVFFRLAADLAHPLRQ from the coding sequence GTGAAAACGATTATCCGTAAAAAGATCGAATCACGCCAGCGTCGGATCGAAGGTCGTTTGGACAAATTGAACTATCCCGCAGACATGTCGAAACCGATGATGCGTCGCCCCAGTCCCCAGTTTGAGTTGTCTGATCGAGCAGTCGGAACCGCGTATGGTGGTATTGGGCTAATTCATCAATTCGTGAAAGAGTTGGGGCTGCCCGTAGCCATCGATCAGCGACTGCACTTATTCAAGGTCCACCTCCCCTATCATGAGTCCGATCATGTGTTGAGTTTGGCGTACAATGCATTGTGCGAAGGACGGTGCCTGGAAGATCTGGAACTCCGACGTCAGGACGAAGCCTATCTCAATTTGCTGGGAGCCACGCGAATCCCCGACCCCACGACGGCGGGAGACTTTTGCCGACGATTTCAGCAGGAACATCTCAGCTCGTTGCAGGATGCTTTTGACGCGACCCGCCTGAAAGTCTGGGCTGGTCAGCCTGCGAGTTTTTTCGACTGCGCGAGGATCGACGCCGATGGTTCCCTTGTCGAGACGGGGGCTGAGTGCAAACAGGGGATCGATATCACTTATAAAGGTCAGTGGGGATACCACCCTCTCGCCGTGACGCTCGCCAACACGGGCGAAGTCTTGCGACTGAAGAATCGCCCTGGCAATCGCCCCAGCCATGAGGGCGCAGCCGAGCAATTGGATGAGTCGATCGCATTGTGCCGCAGAGCGGGCTTTCGGAAGATCGTTCTGCGAGGAGACACAGACTTCTCACAGACGAAGTATCTGGATGGCTGGAATTCGCAGACAGACGTTACGTTTGTGTTCGGTTATGACTGCAAGGCGACACTGGTGGATCAGGTCAACGATCTGCCAGAAACCAGTTGGAAACAACTGTCCCGACCGCCACGCTATGAAGTGAAGACGTCGCCTCGCGCAAAGCCTGAACCGGTGAAACAGCGGATCGTCGAGGAACGTGGCTTCAAGGATATCCATCTCTTCAGGGAATGGGTGGCAGAAATGCCATACCGGCCCGCAGCCTGTCAGCAGGACTACCGTCTGATCGTGGTCCGCAAGGACCTCATCGTGAGTGAACCACGACAGGGACTGCTCTTCGATGATTACCGGCACTTCTTCTATATCACGAATGACAAAACCTTGACGGCAGAGGAGGTGGTCTTCTCGGCCAATGATCGCTGCCAACAGGAGAACATCCTGGCCCAACTGAACGCCGTTCGATCGCTGCATGCACCGGTTGACAACTTGACATCCAACGAAGCCTACATGCTCATGACATCGCTGGCTTGGAACCTCAAGGCTTGGTTAGCACTACGGCTTCCCGTGAGCAAGGGGCGCTGGCAACCGCGTCATCAGGAACAGCAAACGAAACTCTTACGAATGGAGTTCCGGACATTTGTCAATTACTGGCTGCGTATCCCCTGCCAGGTTCTCACCACAGGCCGCCGTCTGATCTTACGATCACTGGCCTGGAACAGTTGGCAATCCGTCTTCTTCCGATTGGCCGCTGACCTCGCACATCCGTTGCGACAATGA
- a CDS encoding transposase, which produces MESREGIKARKHLSTNGLIRVVQERFSFVKDPRRGLVEIPLSDALMSAFAMFSLKCPSLLAFEEERKNPNIRRFYHIGRTPSDTRMREILDGVAPEEIRPAFADVFRCVQRGKILERFAYWKNCYLLACDGTGYFSSDKVHCTSCLEKHSQSGRITYSHAAVAAVIVHPDIREVIPLCPEPIIRQDGTEKNDCERNASRRLLSHVRKDHPHLGFIVTEDGLASNGPHIQDLRAHDMHFILGAKPGDHAFLFERATQAIDDGTAITWQTDDPDKSERKSYTAVAQLPLNAAHPDLMVNFVSCTVEKGKKSTTFSWVTDLPVEPREMMLPLIERGGRARWRIENETFNTLKNQDYHFEHNYGHGFKHLSTVLMMLMMLAFLVDQTSQLACPLFRAASAAMKSKRALWERLRALFFTAPFEDMEQLYRRIIRGFEDFPAPVNSS; this is translated from the coding sequence ATGGAATCGCGAGAAGGCATTAAGGCGCGGAAGCATTTGTCGACAAACGGGCTGATCCGTGTGGTTCAAGAGAGATTCTCTTTCGTGAAGGATCCACGACGGGGGCTCGTCGAGATTCCTCTGTCGGATGCGTTGATGTCGGCGTTCGCGATGTTCTCCCTGAAATGCCCGTCCTTGCTGGCGTTTGAAGAAGAACGTAAGAACCCCAACATCAGGCGGTTCTATCACATTGGACGTACTCCGAGTGACACCCGGATGCGGGAAATTCTGGATGGCGTCGCCCCCGAGGAAATTCGCCCTGCGTTCGCGGATGTGTTTCGCTGCGTGCAACGGGGTAAGATTCTGGAACGGTTTGCCTATTGGAAGAATTGCTATCTGCTCGCGTGCGATGGGACAGGCTATTTCTCGTCCGACAAGGTCCATTGCACATCGTGCCTGGAGAAGCACTCGCAGTCGGGCCGGATCACCTATTCGCATGCGGCCGTGGCAGCGGTGATCGTCCATCCCGACATTCGTGAAGTGATCCCGCTGTGCCCGGAACCGATCATTCGCCAGGATGGCACGGAGAAGAATGACTGTGAACGGAACGCTTCGCGACGTCTCTTGAGTCACGTTCGAAAAGACCATCCGCACCTGGGATTCATCGTCACAGAAGATGGGTTGGCCTCGAATGGACCGCACATTCAGGACCTGCGTGCTCATGACATGCATTTTATTCTGGGGGCCAAGCCGGGGGACCACGCGTTTTTGTTTGAGCGAGCAACACAAGCCATTGATGACGGGACTGCGATCACGTGGCAAACGGATGACCCCGACAAGAGTGAGCGAAAGAGTTACACCGCCGTGGCGCAACTCCCGCTGAACGCGGCCCACCCGGACCTGATGGTCAATTTTGTCTCGTGCACCGTCGAAAAGGGGAAGAAATCGACCACATTCAGTTGGGTGACGGACCTGCCCGTCGAACCCAGGGAAATGATGCTCCCACTGATCGAGCGAGGAGGTCGCGCCCGGTGGCGGATTGAGAACGAAACGTTCAACACACTCAAGAATCAGGACTACCATTTTGAGCACAACTACGGGCATGGATTCAAGCATCTGTCCACCGTCCTGATGATGTTGATGATGCTGGCGTTTCTGGTGGATCAGACATCGCAACTGGCTTGTCCGCTGTTCCGTGCCGCCTCTGCAGCGATGAAAAGCAAGCGGGCTTTATGGGAACGACTGCGAGCCCTCTTCTTTACCGCTCCCTTTGAAGACATGGAGCAGCTCTACCGAAGAATCATTCGAGGCTTCGAAGACTTCCCCGCCCCGGTCAATAGCTCGTAA
- a CDS encoding DUF1501 domain-containing protein has product MLNLLGKQHRLCDGLSRRSLLKIGGLAMGGISLPDLLRAESLSGKRSHKSVIMVFLSGGPPHQDMVDLKMDAPVEIRGEFKPIATNVPGIEVCELLPMLAQRQDRMSIIRSLVGSEGRHAAFQCMTGHSVLGQPAGGWPSFGSAVSRIQGPVEPGTLPFVGLSTRMRNAPWGDPGQAGFAGQAHAPFAPNAEQAQLGLAGISVESLRNRKLLLNELDRLKHEAETSGALEGLEAQYQAAFGILTSSKLVDALDLEQEDPEIRDRYGRGAPENAGYGDAGPLMNDYLLAARRLVEAGARVVTLAYGRWDWHGRPHGTNFENARDHLPVFDQGLSALLDDLHERGLDQDVSVIVWGEFGRTPVINKNGGRDHWPQVNCAWLAGGGMRTGQVIGSTNRLGEHPKERPVHFQEVFATLYRNLGIDTTQTLLPDLTGRPQYLVDPIYEPLPELL; this is encoded by the coding sequence ATGTTGAACCTACTGGGAAAACAGCACCGTTTGTGTGACGGCCTCAGTCGTCGGTCGCTTCTCAAGATTGGCGGACTGGCTATGGGGGGCATCAGCCTTCCCGATCTCTTGCGTGCCGAGTCGCTCAGCGGAAAACGCTCACACAAATCGGTCATCATGGTCTTCCTCTCGGGCGGCCCGCCGCATCAGGACATGGTCGACCTGAAAATGGATGCTCCCGTCGAGATTCGGGGCGAGTTCAAACCGATCGCCACCAACGTCCCCGGTATCGAAGTCTGTGAACTCCTCCCCATGCTGGCGCAGCGGCAGGATCGGATGTCGATCATCCGCTCGCTGGTCGGTTCCGAGGGAAGACATGCCGCCTTCCAGTGTATGACCGGACATAGCGTTCTCGGACAACCGGCCGGGGGATGGCCTTCGTTTGGATCAGCCGTCTCCCGCATTCAGGGCCCCGTCGAACCGGGGACCCTCCCCTTCGTCGGGCTGTCGACACGGATGCGGAACGCGCCGTGGGGGGACCCCGGCCAGGCAGGCTTCGCCGGACAAGCCCATGCCCCGTTCGCTCCAAATGCCGAACAGGCACAGCTCGGCTTGGCAGGGATCAGCGTCGAGAGTCTGCGTAACCGCAAACTGCTGCTGAATGAACTCGACCGTCTCAAGCACGAAGCAGAAACCAGCGGCGCTCTTGAGGGACTCGAAGCTCAATACCAGGCCGCGTTCGGCATCCTGACATCCAGCAAACTGGTCGATGCCCTTGATCTGGAACAGGAAGATCCCGAAATTCGAGATCGCTACGGTCGAGGCGCACCGGAGAACGCGGGCTACGGCGATGCCGGGCCACTCATGAACGATTATCTGCTGGCGGCACGCCGACTGGTCGAAGCAGGAGCCCGCGTCGTGACGCTCGCTTACGGCCGCTGGGACTGGCACGGTCGCCCTCACGGAACAAATTTCGAGAATGCCCGTGACCATCTGCCCGTCTTTGATCAGGGTCTGAGTGCCCTGCTCGACGACCTCCACGAACGCGGCCTCGATCAGGATGTCTCTGTCATCGTCTGGGGCGAGTTTGGTCGCACACCCGTCATCAACAAAAATGGGGGACGCGATCACTGGCCGCAAGTTAACTGCGCCTGGCTGGCCGGGGGTGGCATGCGCACGGGACAGGTCATCGGTTCAACCAACCGATTGGGTGAGCACCCCAAGGAACGTCCAGTCCATTTCCAGGAAGTTTTTGCCACGCTCTACCGCAACCTGGGAATCGATACGACACAGACGCTATTGCCCGACCTGACCGGCCGCCCGCAGTATCTGGTCGACCCGATCTACGAACCATTGCCCGAGCTTCTTTGA
- the asnB gene encoding asparagine synthase (glutamine-hydrolyzing), translating to MAETLHHRGPDDQGTWCDPAAGVALGFRRLSIVDLSPCGRQPMTSSCGRFIIAFNGEIYNHDELRAELTTCGRTFRGRSDTEVLLEGIAAWGIRPTIERSVGMFAIALWDTQSGELTLIRDRLGKKPLYYGRFPQRPTPRIADSPTATTAETSAQPAGFSILFGSELKALRAHPDFQASVNREALNEFLRQSYLSNQSIYEGVIPLPPGTLLTLRPDRDTLPSATLPAPTPYWDFRQVRSQGQSHPFTGSYAEAVDKLDELLTDAVQRRMVADVPLGAFLSGGIDSSLVVALMQKCSSRPIKTFTIGFDVESYNEAPYAAAVARHLKTDHTQMMVSSTEARDVIPLLPKLYDEPFGDSSEIPTYLVSRLARQHVTVALTGDGGDELFCGYRRYFEALDDFSAQSSGSRSRAARIAERLRKLPPGVRKSLSRTGRVAASLSWGRVQRLLSRTVDVLSETGPHDRYLRNMSHWRDADGAVRGISRQVPSPSSRSIIRDEPDNPPFPAESPAQLQQDWQAYDTLTYLPGDILTKVDRASMGVSLEARTPLLDHRVVEFAWTLPHEFKVQAGQGKRILRDVLAKYVPRELFERPKVGFGVPIADWLRGPLRDWVEKLINEPRLSEEGFLNPRVIRERWQDHLRGADWSYLLWDVLMFQAWLDEYSHR from the coding sequence ATGGCCGAAACCCTGCATCATCGCGGACCTGACGATCAAGGAACCTGGTGCGACCCCGCTGCCGGGGTCGCCCTGGGGTTTCGCCGCCTCTCCATCGTCGATCTTTCTCCCTGCGGTCGTCAGCCGATGACCTCCTCATGCGGGCGATTCATCATCGCCTTTAATGGAGAAATCTATAACCACGACGAACTACGGGCCGAACTGACCACGTGTGGCCGCACCTTCCGAGGCCGGTCCGACACCGAAGTGCTGCTGGAAGGAATCGCTGCGTGGGGAATCCGCCCCACGATCGAACGCTCCGTCGGCATGTTCGCGATTGCCCTCTGGGACACTCAATCCGGCGAATTGACCCTGATCCGGGATCGCCTGGGAAAGAAGCCCCTCTACTACGGCCGGTTTCCACAACGTCCGACGCCCCGCATCGCGGATAGCCCGACGGCGACAACGGCGGAAACCTCAGCGCAACCTGCCGGTTTCTCGATTCTGTTCGGCTCGGAACTGAAGGCCCTGCGGGCGCACCCTGACTTTCAGGCCTCCGTGAACCGCGAGGCACTGAACGAATTTCTGCGACAGTCGTACCTTTCGAACCAGTCGATCTACGAGGGCGTGATTCCCCTTCCACCCGGGACCCTGCTGACTCTCCGGCCAGACCGCGACACGCTCCCCTCCGCAACGCTGCCCGCACCGACACCGTACTGGGACTTCCGACAGGTGCGAAGCCAGGGGCAGAGTCACCCCTTTACGGGCTCTTATGCGGAGGCGGTCGACAAACTGGATGAACTGCTGACCGATGCCGTCCAGCGACGCATGGTCGCTGACGTCCCGCTGGGGGCATTTCTTTCAGGAGGCATTGATTCCTCGCTGGTCGTTGCGCTGATGCAGAAGTGCTCGTCCCGGCCAATCAAGACGTTCACCATCGGATTTGACGTCGAATCCTACAACGAAGCCCCCTACGCCGCCGCAGTCGCGCGGCATCTTAAGACCGACCACACGCAAATGATGGTCAGCTCGACCGAAGCGCGCGACGTCATCCCGCTTCTACCGAAGCTGTACGACGAACCCTTCGGCGACTCCTCCGAAATTCCGACCTATCTCGTCAGCCGCCTCGCTCGCCAGCACGTCACTGTCGCGCTGACGGGGGATGGAGGAGATGAGCTATTTTGCGGTTACCGCCGCTACTTCGAAGCGCTCGACGACTTTTCGGCTCAGTCGTCCGGTTCACGCAGTCGGGCAGCCCGGATCGCAGAGAGATTACGGAAGCTTCCTCCCGGGGTCCGTAAGAGTCTCAGCCGTACGGGTCGAGTGGCCGCGAGCCTGTCCTGGGGACGAGTGCAGCGACTGCTTTCAAGAACGGTCGATGTCCTTTCCGAGACCGGCCCCCACGACCGCTACCTGAGAAATATGTCACACTGGCGGGACGCAGACGGTGCGGTCAGAGGAATCTCCCGACAAGTCCCCTCCCCTTCTTCCCGGTCGATCATTCGTGATGAACCTGACAATCCCCCCTTTCCTGCCGAATCGCCTGCACAGCTTCAGCAGGACTGGCAGGCCTACGATACGCTCACCTATCTCCCCGGCGACATCCTGACGAAAGTCGATCGTGCCAGCATGGGGGTCTCACTCGAAGCACGCACACCCCTGCTCGACCACCGCGTCGTCGAGTTTGCCTGGACGCTCCCCCACGAATTCAAGGTGCAAGCCGGTCAGGGAAAACGGATCTTGCGGGACGTGCTGGCGAAATACGTCCCTCGCGAACTGTTCGAACGTCCCAAAGTCGGCTTCGGTGTCCCCATCGCCGACTGGCTACGTGGTCCCCTGCGCGACTGGGTCGAAAAGCTGATCAACGAACCCCGCTTAAGCGAGGAAGGTTTCCTTAACCCGCGAGTCATCCGGGAACGCTGGCAAGACCACCTCCGTGGGGCCGACTGGAGTTATCTGCTCTGGGACGTCCTGATGTTCCAAGCCTGGCTGGACGAGTATTCCCACCGTTAA
- a CDS encoding transposase — protein MSLGKRESESQREFWLETDRLATGPGHVFYDKLNRLLREHGFDLFVEQLCQPHYKSGGRPSIPPGVYFRMLMIGYLEGIDSQRGIAWRCEDSLALRRFLGISLSEETPDHSSLTRIRDRLPLSVHEEVFQYILFVIEEQGLLKARTVGVDSTYLEANAAMKSIIRKDTGEDWKEYLKRLMKEEGLLGEGDDDPTDEELRRFDQQRAKRGKKKVSNAEWASRTDPSSKIVKMKDGRTHLGYKAEHVIDLESEVILSATVYTGTEGDSQTLLASVLTAQTHLEQSGSSLKIEEVVADKGYHTNEQLAGAEEMDLRTYIPKPKSRYRRRWKDKPVEQHRAVANNRRRMTRAKGKSLQRARSEKVERSFAHVCRTGGSRRTWLRGLAKINKRYLMVAATRNLGILMLKLFGMGKPRTLHTARGRISAIIPVYSSLKIALWSHHRRHFPLPATCMAF, from the coding sequence GTGTCGCTGGGGAAGCGTGAATCAGAGAGTCAACGGGAATTCTGGCTGGAGACGGATCGTCTGGCGACCGGTCCAGGACATGTGTTTTACGACAAACTCAATCGCTTGCTGCGTGAACACGGGTTTGATCTGTTCGTCGAGCAGTTGTGCCAGCCGCACTACAAGAGTGGTGGCCGCCCTTCGATTCCTCCAGGCGTCTACTTTCGAATGCTGATGATTGGCTATCTGGAAGGGATCGACTCTCAGCGGGGAATCGCCTGGCGGTGCGAAGACTCCTTGGCGCTGCGGCGTTTTCTGGGAATCAGCCTGTCGGAAGAGACTCCTGACCACAGCAGTCTGACTCGTATCCGTGATCGGTTACCGCTGTCGGTTCACGAGGAAGTCTTTCAGTACATCCTGTTTGTGATCGAGGAACAGGGCCTACTGAAGGCCAGGACGGTCGGAGTGGACTCAACGTACCTGGAAGCCAACGCGGCGATGAAGTCCATTATCCGCAAAGATACGGGGGAAGACTGGAAGGAGTACCTGAAGCGGTTGATGAAGGAAGAGGGCCTGCTGGGAGAGGGAGATGACGACCCGACGGATGAGGAACTGCGGCGGTTCGACCAGCAGCGAGCGAAACGAGGAAAGAAGAAGGTCTCCAACGCCGAATGGGCCTCACGTACCGATCCTTCCAGTAAAATTGTGAAGATGAAGGACGGGCGCACTCACCTGGGCTACAAGGCCGAGCACGTCATTGATCTGGAGAGTGAAGTCATCCTGTCCGCGACCGTTTACACGGGAACGGAAGGGGATTCGCAGACATTACTGGCGAGCGTTCTGACGGCTCAAACACACTTGGAACAGAGCGGAAGTTCCCTGAAGATTGAAGAGGTGGTGGCTGACAAGGGGTATCACACGAACGAGCAGTTAGCCGGGGCAGAGGAGATGGACCTGCGGACCTATATCCCCAAGCCGAAGTCCCGTTACCGCCGTCGCTGGAAAGACAAACCTGTCGAGCAGCATAGGGCGGTGGCAAACAACCGCCGCCGGATGACTCGGGCGAAGGGAAAGAGCTTGCAGCGTGCTCGCAGCGAGAAGGTGGAGCGAAGTTTTGCCCACGTCTGTCGGACCGGGGGATCTCGAAGGACATGGCTACGAGGCCTGGCCAAGATCAACAAACGCTATCTGATGGTGGCTGCCACCCGGAATCTGGGAATCTTGATGCTCAAGCTGTTCGGAATGGGCAAACCGAGGACGCTGCACACGGCCAGGGGCCGTATTTCGGCCATTATTCCGGTCTATAGTTCACTCAAAATCGCTCTCTGGAGCCATCATCGGCGACACTTCCCTCTACCGGCTACTTGCATGGCCTTCTGA
- the rtcR gene encoding RNA repair transcriptional activator RtcR, with product MRTVVIGIVGTVIDSGSAEDRWQKWRPTIGICQQEELLIDRIELLHEARDIGLAGQVAADIGIVSPETEVRMHLLELDDPWDFDHVFTRLLDFSQNYSFRPEDERYLLHITTGTHVEQICLFLLAESRHIPGQLLQTSPPPRNTIGAGRYRIIDLDLSRYDALATRFHRQQREARSFLKSGIETRNVRFNELIEKIETVSIASTAPLLITGPTGAGKSQLARKIYELKRQRGQLPGDMVEVNCATLRGDQAMSALFGHVKGSFTGATGPRPGLLKSAHGGLLFLDEIGELGLDEQAMLLRAIEQKRFLPVGSDKEVESDFQLIGGTNCDLKDCVEQKRFREDLLARINLWTFCLPGLRDRREDIEPNLDYELERLTASQGRKITLNKEARQRFLAFAESPAATWNANFRDLNAAVIRMATLAPSGRITVNEVEAEIERLQDAWSHSRASRRSPASALPQLNFLSSDEQWDAIDPFDQFQLAHVLEVCQSSRSLSDAGRKLFAVSRLDKKIPNDADRLRKYLARFNLTWKDVGE from the coding sequence ATGCGAACTGTCGTGATCGGGATCGTGGGAACCGTCATCGATTCAGGGTCGGCCGAGGATCGCTGGCAGAAGTGGCGTCCCACGATTGGAATCTGTCAGCAAGAAGAGCTGCTGATTGATCGCATTGAATTGCTACACGAAGCGCGAGACATCGGGCTGGCCGGACAGGTTGCTGCCGATATCGGAATCGTCTCTCCCGAGACCGAAGTTCGAATGCATCTGCTGGAACTCGATGATCCGTGGGATTTCGATCATGTCTTCACGCGACTGCTGGACTTTTCGCAGAACTATTCGTTTCGCCCCGAGGACGAGCGTTATCTGCTGCACATCACCACGGGGACGCACGTTGAGCAGATCTGCCTGTTCCTGCTGGCTGAGTCGCGGCACATCCCCGGTCAACTGCTGCAGACCTCGCCTCCGCCGCGCAATACGATCGGCGCGGGACGATACCGCATCATTGACCTCGACCTCTCTCGCTATGACGCTCTGGCCACTCGGTTCCACCGGCAGCAGCGGGAAGCAAGATCCTTTCTCAAGTCGGGGATCGAAACACGGAATGTCCGGTTCAATGAACTGATCGAAAAAATTGAAACCGTCTCGATCGCCAGCACGGCCCCGCTGCTGATCACCGGCCCGACCGGCGCCGGCAAGTCGCAACTGGCCCGAAAGATTTATGAGCTGAAGCGCCAGCGAGGACAGTTACCGGGTGACATGGTCGAAGTGAATTGCGCCACACTGCGAGGTGATCAGGCGATGTCTGCCCTGTTCGGCCATGTCAAAGGCTCCTTCACCGGTGCCACCGGCCCGCGGCCTGGCCTGTTAAAGTCCGCTCATGGAGGATTGCTGTTCCTCGATGAAATCGGAGAACTGGGGCTCGATGAACAGGCGATGCTCCTGCGGGCGATCGAACAGAAGCGGTTTCTTCCCGTCGGTTCCGACAAGGAAGTGGAAAGTGACTTTCAGCTGATTGGGGGAACCAATTGCGACTTGAAGGACTGCGTCGAACAAAAGCGTTTCCGCGAAGATCTGCTGGCCAGAATTAACTTATGGACGTTCTGCCTTCCTGGACTCAGGGATCGCCGCGAAGATATCGAACCAAACCTGGATTATGAGCTGGAACGACTGACCGCATCCCAGGGGCGAAAAATCACCCTCAACAAAGAGGCTCGGCAACGGTTCCTTGCGTTCGCTGAATCACCGGCCGCCACGTGGAACGCAAACTTCCGCGACCTCAACGCCGCCGTCATCCGCATGGCGACACTGGCCCCCAGCGGACGAATTACGGTCAACGAAGTTGAGGCCGAGATCGAACGATTGCAAGACGCCTGGTCCCATTCTCGAGCGTCCCGCCGGTCACCCGCCAGCGCACTGCCACAGTTGAATTTCCTCTCGAGTGACGAACAGTGGGATGCGATCGATCCATTCGATCAATTTCAACTGGCACACGTTCTGGAGGTCTGCCAGTCATCCCGTTCACTCTCGGACGCTGGCCGGAAACTCTTCGCCGTCTCACGCCTCGACAAAAAGATCCCCAACGATGCTGACCGTCTCAGAAAATACCTCGCGCGTTTCAACCTCACCTGGAAGGATGTGGGAGAATAA